The following coding sequences are from one Coregonus clupeaformis isolate EN_2021a unplaced genomic scaffold, ASM2061545v1 scaf0913, whole genome shotgun sequence window:
- the LOC121566407 gene encoding serine/threonine-protein phosphatase 6 regulatory ankyrin repeat subunit A-like gives MDLTLLCSSLQDNEKRTLLHAAAYLGDAEIIELLILSGARVNAKDNKWLTPLHRAVASCSEEAVQVLLKHSTDVNARDKNWQTPLHIAAANKAVRCAEALVPLLSNLNVSDRVDTRRRTTATTMVLVQSLLDLDVRNSQGRTPLDLAAFKGHVECVDVLINQGASILVKDFTLKRTPIHAAGTHRILRKT, from the exons ATGGATTTAACACTTCTTTGCTCTTCCCTACAGGACAATGAGAAGCGGACACTGTTGCATGCAGCTGCCTATCTAGGAGATGCAGAAATTATAGAGCTTCTCATACTATCAG GAGCCAGAGTAAATGCCAAAGACAACAAGTGGCTCACTCCTCTGCACCGGGCCGTGGCTTCCTGCAGTGAG GAGGCTGTCCAGGTGTTATTGAAACACTCTACAGACGTGAACGCCAGGGACAAGAACTGGCAAACGCCGCTCCACATCGCTGCGGCCAATAAGGCAGTCCGCTGTGCCGAGGCCCTGGTCCCTCTCCTCAGCAACTTGAACGTGTCAGACCGGGTGGACACCAGAag GCGTACCACGGCCACCACCATGGTCCTGGTTCAGTCTCTGCTGGATCTAGACGTGAGGAACAGCCAGGGGCGCACCCCTCTGGACCTGGCTGCCTTTAAAGGCCATGTGGAGTGTGTTGACGTCCTCATCAACCAGGGAGCCTCCATCCTGGTTAAAGACTTCACCCTGAAGAGGACCCCCATCCACGCTGCAGGTACGCATAGGATTTTACGTAAGACCTAG
- the LOC121558438 gene encoding serine/threonine-protein phosphatase 6 regulatory ankyrin repeat subunit A-like, producing MECLQLLLGHNAQVNSPDASGKTSLMMAAENGQTNAVELLVSSAKAELTLQDAVKNTALHLACSKGHETSALLILKKITDRNLINSTNAALQTTLHVAARNGLTVVVQELLVKGASVYIFERVV from the exons ATGGAGTGTCTTCAGCTGCTGCTAGGCCACAACGCCCAGGTCAACTCCCCCGATGCCTCCGGGAAGACCTCCCTCATGATGGCTGCTGAGAACGGACAAACCAACGCTGTCG agCTGTTGGTGAGCAGTGCCAAAGCAGAGCTCACCCTGCAGGATGCAGTCAAGAACACTGCTCTTCATCTGGCCTGCAGTAAG GGGCATGAAACCAGTGCCTTGTTGATATTGAAGAAGATTACAGACAGGAACCTCATCAACTCGACTAACGCAGCCTTACAGAC GACGTTACACGTTGCAGCcagaaatggtctgacggtgGTGGTTCAGGAGCTACTGGTGAAGGGTGCTAGCGTGTACATCTTTGaaagggtggtttga